The sequence below is a genomic window from Anaerocolumna chitinilytica.
TGGGTGGTATCTCCGGTGTAACAGGTTAAGGAACCTAATCCATAGAATCTTTCCCAAAAACTCTTCGTAAGCTTCACATCCTGAACTTTATACATATAGGCATCATCTACAGTAATGTTCAAAAACCCACTGGTTATCGTTATCTTCTCATCAGATATGGTATAAGAGGTAAATGTGAGAGGCAGTCCAAATAACTTCGTCCGCTTTTTTTCTGTATAAATCATTGCTATGCTCCTTTAAGGAATTCCATTATTCATTCAAATTTATTTCTGTATTTTGTCCGTTTAGTGAAATGCTTAGAGCGAGCCCGGATTTATTAACATTCTCAGGCACATCAAATACTAATACCGCAACATCTGATTTACCGCTTTTTAAAGTATAATCAATATAATTTAAGTCTGTATCCAGCAACGTAACCATTGGTTTATAGGTTTTTCCGTTCGCTAAATGCAGCTTATAACCTATATGTAACTGTCCTAAATCCAATGTAACTGCTTTTTTGGCTATATTGCTGACCTTAAAAGATACTACCAAAAGCTTACTTCCGCTCGAAGGCTGCAGAGTAAAATAGTCATTTCTCTGGGCGTAGGAATCATAGAACTTATATCCAGAATATTTTACCTGATAGTTGTTATTGCTCAGAATCTTATAAAATTCCTGATAAGTTAAACTGCTAGGTTCCTTCGCAGTATTAGCCGTGCTGTTATCTTTTACTGATGCATCTTTATCTGATACATTTTCATTCTGACTGCTGCTATTTGTTTCATTGTTATTTACATCACTTCCTGTGTCCTTCGCAGTATCTACTGCAGTAGCAGAGGATGTATTTTTATCTGCAGTTTTTTTATTT
It includes:
- a CDS encoding PH domain-containing protein, with the translated sequence MIYTEKKRTKLFGLPLTFTSYTISDEKITITSGFLNITVDDAYMYKVQDVKLTKSFWERFYGLGSLTCYTGDTTHPELRILHIKKASEIKEFLLTASEEARRKRRALHTMEI
- a CDS encoding DUF4352 domain-containing protein — protein: MKKTFLALVMACGLLLTGCAQLTELSDKQSDVIAEYMAGSVLRYTDNYMEGLIYPDENANKKTADKNTSSATAVDTAKDTGSDVNNNETNSSSQNENVSDKDASVKDNSTANTAKEPSSLTYQEFYKILSNNNYQVKYSGYKFYDSYAQRNDYFTLQPSSGSKLLVVSFKVSNIAKKAVTLDLGQLHIGYKLHLANGKTYKPMVTLLDTDLNYIDYTLKSGKSDVAVLVFDVPENVNKSGLALSISLNGQNTEINLNE